A single region of the uncultured Draconibacterium sp. genome encodes:
- a CDS encoding DUF4294 domain-containing protein — protein MKRFVFILFLMWGAWLAGAQENDSSEVIMGYVQDGDTIIFKNIKEIPVFPDREFKNNREYRRYTRYIQKVKKVYPLAVEARELLKEYEPEYYALETRKEQRKLMKQLEKELLDKHKDELKKWSISDGRILLKLINRETERTPYSLIKDFRGGFSATFWQGIAKLFRNDLKAGYDPDEEDQVLEEIVTLIELGYL, from the coding sequence ATGAAGAGGTTTGTTTTTATACTGTTTTTAATGTGGGGAGCGTGGCTGGCCGGGGCGCAGGAAAACGATTCTTCTGAGGTGATTATGGGCTATGTTCAGGATGGGGATACCATTATTTTTAAGAACATAAAAGAGATACCTGTTTTTCCGGATCGTGAGTTTAAAAACAACAGGGAATACCGGCGTTATACACGTTACATCCAAAAAGTGAAAAAGGTGTACCCGCTGGCTGTTGAGGCGCGCGAATTGTTAAAAGAGTACGAGCCCGAATACTATGCCCTGGAAACACGAAAAGAACAACGGAAATTGATGAAACAGTTGGAAAAGGAACTACTCGATAAACACAAAGATGAACTGAAAAAGTGGTCGATTTCGGACGGACGGATTTTACTGAAACTAATTAATCGCGAAACGGAGCGAACACCTTACAGTTTGATAAAGGATTTCAGGGGAGGATTTAGCGCCACTTTTTGGCAGGGAATTGCCAAGCTTTTTAGAAACGATTTAAAAGCCGGTTACGATCCTGATGAAGAAGACCAGGTGCTGGAAGAGATCGTTACATTAATTGAATTAGGTTATTTGTAG
- a CDS encoding arginine deiminase family protein, which produces MQTSVHSEIGQLEGVIIHTPGSEVENMTPANAERALYSDILNLSIASTEYAQFEGVLKKVSKVYQVKDLLADILATDAVKKELLNEICMTEYIDSCQQMLDTDVKTLATMLIEGVVLEKNNLTNYLSNERFLLRPLHNLFFTRDSAMAMNNDMLIGKMANPVRERESVIMEAIYKYHPDIETHVLNPAKPESNIMVNRKSMVEGGDVQIARDDIFVIGTGVRTSTQGIDFIIENIKKHKKEKQHIIVQELPETPESFIHLDMVFTFLNTDECMVYPPVIFGMSRFKTIHIELENGDVSRIEEMPNLPKALKKLGVDLNPISCGGNSDEWIQEREQWHSGANFLAFAPGKIIGYQRNVHTIEELNKNGYEVVAATDIIDGKASVDDYKKCVVTIAGSELARGGGGARCMSQPFRRAAVNW; this is translated from the coding sequence ATGCAAACATCGGTTCATTCAGAAATTGGCCAACTGGAAGGCGTAATTATCCACACTCCGGGTTCGGAAGTTGAAAATATGACACCGGCAAATGCCGAGCGTGCGCTGTATAGCGACATTTTAAATTTGTCGATTGCCTCGACCGAATATGCACAGTTTGAAGGTGTGCTAAAAAAGGTGTCAAAGGTTTACCAGGTGAAAGATCTGCTGGCCGATATTCTGGCTACTGATGCAGTAAAAAAAGAGCTGTTGAATGAAATCTGCATGACCGAATACATCGACTCGTGCCAGCAAATGCTTGATACAGATGTAAAAACACTGGCAACAATGCTGATTGAAGGAGTGGTACTGGAGAAAAACAACCTAACCAATTACCTGAGTAATGAGCGCTTTTTGCTGCGACCTTTACACAACCTGTTTTTCACGCGCGACTCGGCAATGGCAATGAACAACGATATGCTTATTGGGAAAATGGCTAATCCTGTTCGCGAGCGGGAATCGGTTATTATGGAGGCCATTTACAAATACCACCCTGATATTGAGACCCACGTTTTGAACCCGGCAAAACCAGAATCGAACATTATGGTGAACCGAAAATCGATGGTGGAAGGCGGCGATGTGCAAATTGCGCGCGACGATATTTTTGTTATCGGTACCGGCGTTAGAACCAGCACGCAGGGAATTGATTTTATCATCGAAAACATCAAAAAGCACAAAAAAGAAAAACAACATATTATCGTTCAGGAGCTGCCTGAAACACCCGAGTCGTTTATTCACCTCGACATGGTTTTTACTTTTCTGAATACGGATGAATGTATGGTTTATCCGCCGGTAATTTTCGGAATGAGCCGTTTTAAAACCATTCACATTGAACTTGAAAACGGCGATGTTAGCCGAATTGAAGAAATGCCAAACCTGCCGAAAGCGTTAAAAAAACTGGGCGTGGATTTAAACCCGATTTCGTGTGGTGGCAACAGCGACGAGTGGATCCAGGAGCGCGAGCAATGGCACAGCGGTGCTAACTTTTTGGCTTTTGCTCCGGGAAAAATAATTGGCTACCAACGCAACGTTCATACCATTGAAGAGCTGAACAAAAACGGCTACGAGGTAGTAGCAGCTACAGACATTATAGACGGAAAAGCATCGGTTGACGATTACAAAAAATGTGTGGTAACCATTGCCGGATCGGAGCTGGCGCGCGGCGGTGGCGGTGCACGTTGTATGTCGCAACCATTCAGAAGAGCAGCAGTAAACTGGTAG